One stretch of Glandiceps talaboti chromosome 7, keGlaTala1.1, whole genome shotgun sequence DNA includes these proteins:
- the LOC144437766 gene encoding cytochrome P450 2C44-like — MIVPTDFGVTNAVLVTTVVMSVAWYINYRTKQKKYNYAPGPKGWPVIGMLFQIGKRPQKQFVEMAKTFGNVFSLKIGTQKVTVLNGYQAVKEALVNKAQLFSGRPELWIFRRLKGGGGLGTRMYDRVWKKHRTFMLTHFRNFGVGKRHGSLEEKILEEAECLCQALEETKGEPFDCHFILRNAITNVICNILFGNRWEYDDKKFKQLLHLTADFVSKLDHNLLANFIPILFHCPWGSVPYLKKSYAKQNEFISQRIKERQGDIDVDNPKDFTEALLAESIRKQRGDVPSIFDDLDDDMDTITHLVSEFFRAGADTTNTTLRWLLMFMVSHPEAQSEVHKEIDNVLGRARPATLKDRDDLPYTQAAIFEAMRLATVVPLALPHCTIKDAKIGPYDVPKGAFVFPNLHSVHMDPTVWKNPEKYNPSRFIDSKGKLMNRDEFMPFSTGHRKCPGEQLAKMELFIFFAYIMQRFQFELVKGDEPLNYEGNLGITYTPPAFKIRCIPR, encoded by the exons ATGATCGTCCCCACCGATTTTGGAGTCACAAACGCGGTACTAGTAACAACCGTAGTGATGTCAGTAGCCTGGTACATCAATTACAGAACCAAGCAAAAGAAGTACAATTATGCACCCGGTCCTAAAGGTTGGCCTGTCATAGGAATGCTCTTCCAGATTGGCAAACGACCTCAAAAGCAGTTTGTGGAAATGGCCAAGACTTTCGGCAACGTTTTCAGTTTAAAAATAGGCACGCAGAAAGTGACAGTATTAAATGGTTACCAAGCGGTGAAGGAAGCACTTGTTAACAAAGCACAACTGTTTTCAGGGCGGCCCGAATTATGGATCTTCCGAAGATTAAAGGGTGGTGGGG gtCTTGGTACCCGGATGTACGATCGTGTTTGGAAGAAACATCGTACCTTCATGTTGACGCATTTCCGGAACTTTGGTGTGGGCAAACGACACGGATCGTTAGAGGAAAAGATTCTGGAGGAAGCTGAGTGCCTCTGTCAAGCACTGGAGGAAACAAAGGGCGAACCATTTGATTGTCATTTTATACTCCGGAATGCTATTACCAATGttatatgtaacattttattcGGCAATAGATGGGAATACGATGACAAAAAATTCAAGCAACTTCTTCACTTAACAGCGGACTTTGTGTCTAAGCTTGATCATAATCTTCTGGCCAACTTCATACCTATTCTTTTCCACTGTCCATGGGGAAGTGTCCCGTACTTGAAGAAGTCATACGCCAAACAAAACGAATTCATTTCGCAGAGAATCAAAGAACGTCAGGGCGACATCGATGTTGATAATCCCAAGGATTTTACCGAAGCGTTGCTGGCAGAGTCGATACGCAAACAAAGAGGAGACGTTCCTTCAATCTTCGACGATCTGGACGATGACATGGATACCATCACTCACTTGGTTAGCGAGTTCTTCAGAGCAGGCGCCGACACGACGAACACAACTCTTCGTTGGCTCCTCATGTTCATGGTCAGTCACCCTGAAGCCCAAAGCGAAGTTCATAAAGAAATTGATAATGTGCTCGGTCGTGCTCGACCAGCAACCTTGAAAGATCGGGACGATTTACCTTACACCCAAGCAGCTATATTCGAAGCAATGCGTCTAGCGACGGTTGTGCCACTGGCTTTACCTCATTGCACAATCAAGGATGCTAAAATCGGTCCTTATGATGTTCCCAAAGGTGCCTTTGTCTTCCCAAATCTGCATTCTGTGCACATGGATCCAACCGTCTGGAAAAATCCGGAGAAGTACAACCCAAGTCGGTTTATTGATTCTAAAGGAAAGCTAATGAATAGAGACGAGTTCATGCCTTTCAGTACAG GACATCGTAAGTGTCCCGGTGAGCAGCTGGCCAAAATGGAACTTTTCATCTTCTTCGCCTACATCATGCAACGTTTCCAGTTTGAGTTGGTCAAAGGTGACGAACCCCTAAATTACGAAGGAAACCTGGGTATTACGTATACGCCCCCAGCGTTCAAAATCAGATGTATCCCACGTTAG